The Mucilaginibacter terrae region AGCCCTCATTTCGCAACGAACGAGGCTTACTTTCAATTACAGATCGAACAGGCTGATTTTTCAAACCACCCTGCAGGATGTGCGGGTGTGGGGGCAGGATGCATCAACCATTACCGTTAATGATGGCAGCCGCCTTGGGGTACACGAAGCCTGGGGAGAGCTGGTGTTGGCCAACAAAAAGGATACATCCTTTAAAAACTCGCCGGTAGATTACTTATCTTTAAAAGCAGGCCGGCAGGAACTGGTTTATGATGATGAACGCCTGTTGGGCAACCTCGACTGGTTGCAGCAAGGCCGCAGGCACGATGCCCTAGTATTAAAAGCCTTAAACAAAGGCTGGCAGTTTGATTTAGGCGCGGCATTTAACCAAAATACCGATGCCATAAACTACAACGGCACCTATTACACGCCAGCCAATGTGCCCGCAACGGTAAAAGATAGTAAGGGCAATTTGGTGAACACGCCAGCAGGGATGATTCCGTTGGTGGGTAGCACAGGTAACAGCGCAAAAAATGGGAGCGTGGCAATATTGAACCCGGCGGGTACTAATGGAGCCACACAAAATTACAAGGCGTTACAGTACCTGTATGTATCTAAAAAGGTTAACAAAACCAAAATATCGGGCCTTTTCTTAACCGATCAGTTTAGCAAATACGCGCTCGATTCGCTTAAAAATACGGCAGGGACTGATGTTGGGTATGTATATGGCTACCGGTACAACCAAACTGGTGTAAATTTAAGATACACCACCGGGCTGTTTATTAATCCGGTATTGGGCAGT contains the following coding sequences:
- a CDS encoding alginate export family protein; amino-acid sequence: MYKNVFNQYRFVLIGLSLGLFAQRGNAQITFTGQLRPRAELRNGFGTLKPKDNKAAALISQRTRLTFNYRSNRLIFQTTLQDVRVWGQDASTITVNDGSRLGVHEAWGELVLANKKDTSFKNSPVDYLSLKAGRQELVYDDERLLGNLDWLQQGRRHDALVLKALNKGWQFDLGAAFNQNTDAINYNGTYYTPANVPATVKDSKGNLVNTPAGMIPLVGSTGNSAKNGSVAILNPAGTNGATQNYKALQYLYVSKKVNKTKISGLFLTDQFSKYALDSLKNTAGTDVGYVYGYRYNQTGVNLRYTTGLFINPVLGSKNQWAFTGGYYYQGGHNRDGLKQSAWMLNLSAAYNPGKWSYAAGWDYLSGNDAFSSSTTNHRFDPLYGTPHKFWGLMDYFYAPTGSPTGGLNNPYAKIKYASANKRLSAELANHYFLLAANQKDIAGAAFDKYLGTEFDLTTAYRLNKFALASLGVSYMAATHSMEYAKNITPGTSALHPVWAYVQLNITPEFLVK